Part of the Streptomyces antimycoticus genome, GGCGTGACCTGCCCCCCGTGCAGCAGAAGCGGCGGCAGATGGCCGAAACTGATCAGACGGGCACAGAGCTGGTTGTCCGGGATCTCCAGCACGGCCGCTGTGATGAAGTGTTCACTGGGCCAATCGTCAGGATCCCCGTGGTGCGACTCACCCAGGTCCCAGCGCACATCGGATTCCAGGGCGGACGCGAGCCCGGACAGTGTGGAGTGCCGGTGTGCGTTGAAGCGGAAGGCGCCGAGGACGGTCTCGATGTCCCCGATGGCCCCGAGCCCCTTGCCGCGCGCATCCCCGATGATCAGCCGGGTGGGGCCAGGCGCGCGGACCAGTGCGTACAGGTCTCCACCGATACGGGCTTCGGTCTCGGCGGCCACGTACGTCGACGCCAGGGACACCGCTCCCGCGCGTTGCGGCAGTGGCCGCAGCAGCACGGACTGCGCGGCTTCCGAGACCTGGCGCACCCTGGCCAGGTGGCGCAGATGCTGCTCGCGCAGACGGGTGACGATCAGGAGCAGCGCTGAGAACAGCATCAGGGACAGAAGCTGCACGAGTACGTTCTCGGTGGTCAGCGCGCTTCGTTCGGCTCCCGCGACGACCAGCGCCGCCAGGGCGAGCAGAGCGGTGACGGCAGTACGGCGGGTGTCGGTGAAGGCGGCGGCGAGCGCGAGCGGGACGACCAGCAGATGGGCGAGGTGGATGTCCGGCGGCAGGAACCAGTCGGCCACCGGAACCGCCACGATCAGCACGGACCACAGGGCCACCCATCGGTAGTCCCGCCATCCGCTCGGTGCCCTAGTCGTCTGCAAAGGTGATCTGCTCCGCATTGCTCTTCCAGGTTCGGCGCGCACGGCAATGAAGCGTCGCCGCTCGGTACGCACACCGAGCTGCATCAGGGCATCGGGAGGAGCCGCCGTTCGTACGCCCACAAACTGCTGTATCCGGCCGCCTCGGCCGTTCTGGCTGGTTCGACCACGATGCGGGCCCACCCCCGATCTCTGGGCGGGCGAAGTCCGAGCTTCACGAAACCTCCGGTGTAGTCGTTGGAGCTTGGCGACAAGGCGGGGGCCGGATGGGACTTTCCCCCGATACCGGGCTGCAGCGGCCGCTGCTGGTGTGGTGTGGTGTGGTGTGGGAGCGTACGTCCGTTATCCAGTCATATAAATAGTACGTATGAGCTGCCGGTTTTCCCGGGGCGCAGGCACTGGCCTCCAAGCGCTTGAGCCGGGCGGGTAAGTGGTTTCACGCACTGGCCGGCAGTTGCTGATCAGCCCAGACGAGTTTGCCGTCCGGGATGTGGCGGATTCCCCATCGGTGGGACAGTTGAGTGACGAGGAAGAGTCCGCGGCCGTGTTCGTCGGTGGTGCGGGGGTGTCGCACAAGCGGGTGGCTGTGGCTGGCGTCGGAGACTTCGCAGGTCAGCATCTCGTGCCGGATGAGGCGTAGGCCGACCGTGCGGTCGCTGTTGCCGTGGATGATGGCATTGGTGAACAGTTCGCTGACGATCAGCTCTGTGGACTCGGCTAGGTTTTCCAGTCCCCACTGGGTCAGCTGCCGGGTAGCGAGAGTTCGGGCACGGCCGACGACGGCGGGGTCGCTGGGGAACCGCCAAGAGGCAACCTGGTCTGCGCGCAGCGAGCGGGTCCGTGCGAGGAGCAGTGTGGCATCGTCGCCCGGCGACTTGGCCTGCACTGTGTCCACCGTGGACGAGCACAGATCGTCCAGTGTGAGGTCGGGCCGTGCGAGGGCCGCGCGCAAACGGTTCATGCCGGCGCTGATGTCCTGGTCGCGGGCCTCGATCAGACCGTCGGTGTAGAGGGCGAGCACGCTTCCTTCGGCGAGTTCCACAGTTACGGACTCGAAGGGGACTAGTCCGATGCCGAGCGGTGCTCCAGTGGGCAGGTCGGGGAAGGTGACGTGGCCGTACGGGTCGATGATCGCGGGCGGGGGGTGGCCGGCCCGTGCCATGGTGCAGGTACGGGTGACCGGGTCGTAGACCGCGTACAGGCACGTGGCGGCCATCGTGGTGGTGGCCGGGTGCCGGGGGTCGGCTTCCGCCTCGGTGAGGCGGATGACCTGCTCGTCGAGGCGGGACAGTACTTCGTCGGGAGGCATGTCCATGTCGGCGAGGGTGCGCGTGGCGGTGCGGAGTTGGCCCGTCTTCGCCGCCGCGTTGATGCCGTGTCCGACCACGTCGCCGACGACCAGGGCGATGCGGGTGCCGGAGAGGGGGATCACGTCGAACCAGTCACCCCCGATGCCGTGGTGGCTATCGGTCGGCAGGTAGCGCCAGGCCACATCAGCGGCGGAGCCGCCTGTGGCGCGGTGGGGGAGCAGCAGGCGCCGCAGGGCCAGAGCCGCGGAGCGTTCGCGCACGTATTGGCGGGCGTTGTCCAGGGCCAGCGCTGCCCAGCTGACGAGTTCCTCGGCCAAGAGCAGGTCGTCCTCCTCGAACGGCCTGGGGTCCTCCGTCCGCACGAAGACCGCCACGCCCAGCACTGCGCCCCGGGCGCGGATCGGGACGACCATCAACGAGTGCATGGCGTGCTCGCGGAGCTTCTCCGCCCGCGCCGCGTCGTGGTGGTCCAGCCATGTGCCCTTGGATGCGTCCAGCATGGGCTCGAAGTGGGATTTCCCGGAGCGCAGGGCACCGGTGAAGGGCGAAGTGGGCAGGACGAAGACCGGCCCTCCGCGAGCGGTCAGGGACTCCGGCGTTCCCGGGTGGATCGAGGCCAGGCCCGCACGGCGGAAGACGGGGATGTGTCCGCCCTGTGGGCAGAGATGGGCCAAGGGCTTCTCGCCGAGTGAGACGCACTCCGCCAGGTCGACGGTGGCGTAGTCCGCGAGGAACGGTACGGCGAGGTCGGCCAGCTCCTGCCCGGTCTGCATGACGTCCAAAGTGGTGCCGATGCGCCTGCTGGCCTCGCCGAGGATTGCCAGACGCTCTCGCGCCCGTCGGCTTTCGGTGACGTCCACGCTCACGACGCACACGCCCAGCGCGCGACCCTGCGCGTCGTCGAGGCGGACGTAGGACGCCGTCAATATGTGGTTGCTTCGCACATTCGCCGGCAGGAAGGCCTGGTAGTCCACGTTGATCGCCGGGTCGCCGCTCTCCAGCACCTGGTGCATCACTGCCTCCAGCGTTTCGGCCTCCGTCCCGGGCGCTGCCTCCGTCAGCCTGCGGCCCAGCCGCTTGGGGAGAGGGATGCCGTCCATGGAGCCCTGGGTGTCGTTCACCCGGATGCAGCGCAGGTGCGTGTCCCGTATGTCGACACCGATCGGCAGGCGGCTCGGCGGCGGCAGCGTAGCGAGGAGCGGCTCCGCCACTGTGGCCTTGGCCGGCCACGCGGGAAGCAAGGCCTTGTCGGTCGCACAGACCACCCACCACTCCAGGCCGTCCTGCCCGGACAGCGATGACACGCACAGGCGCACGTCGATGATGCGGCCGTCGCGGTGGCGTACCTGCGCGAGGTCGGACCAGCGGCCCCGGAGGGTGCTCTCTTGTGCGGCGTGTGAAGCCTTTGCTCGGTCGTCAGCGGCCACCAACAGGACACCGGCGGACCGCCCCGCGACCTCCACGGCCGAGTAGCCCACGAGCCGCTGAGCGCCTTGCGACCATCCGACCACCGTTCCCTGCGCGTCGAGGAGAGCTATCGCTGGGCAGGCTCTTTCGATGGCTGTCTGAGCCTCGGAGACTGCTGTCTTCGCGGAACTGCCCATTGTTCTTCCCTTCTGTGTCCTCCGGCGATGCGGTCCCCCCATCTGCTCGGCTGTCTGGTGGATGGATAGGTCCAGGGCAGGGGTGATCGAGCTCCGGGCACGGCAGGCCACAGCTCATTCACCCTTCCCCGACGGTGGCTGCGGCGGTGGTCTCGGCTCGTCAGACGTCCTCCGGCGGGACCCCTGTCGTGGCCCGGGTGCGGCCAATGGTCAGTCGGCTGACACCGACGGCAGCAACACGGCCGTCCGGTGACTCCCCGCTTGCTCTGCACCCGGGAAAGGCGTTCATGAGCCACAGGGAGACCATCACGGTGCGGTGTACTTCGTTTGTGCTCATGTCTGCGACACTACGTAGCCAGCGGCACCGGCATATGGTCCATTTCTATGACAAATTCCCAGACCAATTCCGCGGACAAACCAAGATCGTGATCTACCGAGCTGGGACACTGACTCGGTCCCGAGCTCGGCACTTCGAGCATGCGACGTGGCGCTGCGGCTTCGCGGGGCAAACGGCCTGACAGACGGCGCCCAGCGGCAACACCACGACTGCACCCAGTTCACCGCCGTCGTGGAAGCGATCCGGCGCATCGGCCCGGGTGCCCCTGGACCAGGCCGTCTCAGGTCATCGGCGGCAAGGGCTACAGCTCGAAGGCGATCCGCATCCGGCTCCGTCGGCGGGGCATCACTCACACGAACGAATCTCGGCAGGGACGCTCCCGGACCGGACAGAGGCGCGTCCGCCCCGCCCTCGGAACCCCGTCTAGGATCTGTCGTCAAATGATCTTCGGTCGGGGATCATGGTCGGGTGATACGTCGCCATGAACTGTCCGATGCCGAGTGGGCCTTCGTGCAGCCGTTGCTGCCCCGGTCCGAGCGGGGCCGCAGGCGGCTGGACGACCGGACGGTCCTCAACGGGATCGTGTGGAAGTTCCGGACCGGTACGGCCTGGCGGGATGTGCCCGAGCGGTACGGTTCCTGGGCCACGCTGCACACCCGCTTCCGCCGGTGGGCCAAGGACGGCACCTTCGAGCGGATGCTCCGGGCCGCCCAGGCCAGGGCCGACGCGGCCGGGGACATCGAGTGGCTGGTGTCGGTCGACTCCACGATTGTCCGGGCCCACCAGCACGCGGCCGGGGCGCGAAAAGGGGGCTTTGCGCCCCGGGACTCGGCCGGTCCAGAGGCGGCCTGACCAGCAAGATCCACCTGGCCTGCGACGCTGTGGGGCGACCGCTCGCCTTCACCGTCACCGGCGGGAACACCAACGACTGCACCCAGTTCACCGCCGTGATGAAGGCGATCCGGGTGCCCCGGCTGGGACCGGGGCGGCCCCGGGTCCGCCCCGGCCACGTCATCGGCGACAAGGGCTACAGCTCCAAGGCCATACGCACCTGG contains:
- a CDS encoding PP2C family protein-serine/threonine phosphatase — translated: MALWSVLIVAVPVADWFLPPDIHLAHLLVVPLALAAAFTDTRRTAVTALLALAALVVAGAERSALTTENVLVQLLSLMLFSALLLIVTRLREQHLRHLARVRQVSEAAQSVLLRPLPQRAGAVSLASTYVAAETEARIGGDLYALVRAPGPTRLIIGDARGKGLGAIGDIETVLGAFRFNAHRHSTLSGLASALESDVRWDLGESHHGDPDDWPSEHFITAAVLEIPDNQLCARLISFGHLPPLLLHGGQVTPLEVAAPAPPLGLGTLTEAEYAPLTFRFAPGDRLVLYTDGVTEARDSRGNFYPLVERVTAWTDQRPDELVHSIGADLRAHTGGPLADDMALIVLQREGVRARAWPR
- a CDS encoding SpoIIE family protein phosphatase, which codes for MGGPHRRRTQKGRTMGSSAKTAVSEAQTAIERACPAIALLDAQGTVVGWSQGAQRLVGYSAVEVAGRSAGVLLVAADDRAKASHAAQESTLRGRWSDLAQVRHRDGRIIDVRLCVSSLSGQDGLEWWVVCATDKALLPAWPAKATVAEPLLATLPPPSRLPIGVDIRDTHLRCIRVNDTQGSMDGIPLPKRLGRRLTEAAPGTEAETLEAVMHQVLESGDPAINVDYQAFLPANVRSNHILTASYVRLDDAQGRALGVCVVSVDVTESRRARERLAILGEASRRIGTTLDVMQTGQELADLAVPFLADYATVDLAECVSLGEKPLAHLCPQGGHIPVFRRAGLASIHPGTPESLTARGGPVFVLPTSPFTGALRSGKSHFEPMLDASKGTWLDHHDAARAEKLREHAMHSLMVVPIRARGAVLGVAVFVRTEDPRPFEEDDLLLAEELVSWAALALDNARQYVRERSAALALRRLLLPHRATGGSAADVAWRYLPTDSHHGIGGDWFDVIPLSGTRIALVVGDVVGHGINAAAKTGQLRTATRTLADMDMPPDEVLSRLDEQVIRLTEAEADPRHPATTTMAATCLYAVYDPVTRTCTMARAGHPPPAIIDPYGHVTFPDLPTGAPLGIGLVPFESVTVELAEGSVLALYTDGLIEARDQDISAGMNRLRAALARPDLTLDDLCSSTVDTVQAKSPGDDATLLLARTRSLRADQVASWRFPSDPAVVGRARTLATRQLTQWGLENLAESTELIVSELFTNAIIHGNSDRTVGLRLIRHEMLTCEVSDASHSHPLVRHPRTTDEHGRGLFLVTQLSHRWGIRHIPDGKLVWADQQLPASA
- a CDS encoding IS5 family transposase (programmed frameshift), coding for MRRHELSDAEWAFVQPLLPRSERGRRRLDDRTVLNGIVWKFRTGTAWRDVPERYGSWATLHTRFRRWAKDGTFERMLRAAQARADAAGDIEWLVSVDSTIVRAHQHAAGAPKRGLCAPGLGRSRGGLTSKIHLACDAVGRPLAFTVTGGNTNDCTQFTAVMKAIRVPRLGPGRPRVRPGHVIGDKGYSSKAIRTWLRQRNIRHTIPERSDQIRNRLRRGSRGGRPPAFDKHVYKRRNVVERCFNRLKQWRGIATRYDKTAESYQAAITLASLLMWA